Proteins from a genomic interval of Oncorhynchus kisutch isolate 150728-3 unplaced genomic scaffold, Okis_V2 scaffold4087, whole genome shotgun sequence:
- the LOC109884509 gene encoding GTPase IMAP family member 9, whose protein sequence is MNRKARSDHQNSGLHSDLRIVLVGKTGAGKSATGNTILGTEDAFNAEASPVSVTAETKKKIGKVDERKIEVIDTPGLFDTSVDAVKMKGEIDKCIEMSVPGPHVFLLVIRLGRFTEEERNTVKWIQDNFGAEASNYTMVLFTGEDQLGRKTAEDFVNKSEELQALIAQCGGRYHFFNNVNRVDNPQVKQLLKKMEKMVEENEEKFYTHEMFEKAQEIMDWENTTVVKFLKSWPVPLKIVTTPLWIPFVLNQKKKRIDMKKKLSDLLWGTDKIRDEIRERADLSNQDNIVDSGANTGSDVLVSTPATTATPILATPTPASPIPSSSIPATPIPAFTMSSTFTITIPPLANASLYLIVGAVVVCIFAVFVGLSLMG, encoded by the coding sequence ATTCAGGGCTGCACTCTGACCTAAGGATAGTTCTGGTGGGGAAGACTGGAGCAGGGAAGAGCGCAACAGGAAACACCATCCTTGGGACGGAAGATGCGTTCAATGCAGAGGCGTCTCCAGTGTCTGTCACTGCAGAGACTAAGAAGAAGATAGGAAAGGTGGATGAGAGGAAGATTGAAGTCATCGACACCCCAGGGCTCTTTGACACATCAGTGGATGCAGTGAAGATGAAAGGAGAAATAGACAAGTGTATTGAGATGTCAGTTCCAGGACCCCATGTGTTCCTGCTGGTGATCAGACTGGGGAGgttcacagaggaggagaggaacactgtGAAGTGGATCCAGGACAACTTTGGAGCAGAAGCCTCAAATTACACCATGGTGCTGTTCACTGGAGAAGATCAGCTGGGGAGGAAAACAGCTGAGGACTTTGTGAATAAGAGTGAAGAGCTCCAGGCTCTCATCGCTCAATGTGGCGGCAGATACCACTTTTTCAATAACGTTAATAGAGTTGACAACCCTCAGGTCAAACAGCTGCTGAAGAAGATGGAGAAGATGGTGGAGGAGAATGAAGAAAAATTCTACACCCATGAGATGTTCGAGAAGGCCCAGGAAATAATGGACTGGGAAAATACTACGGTTGTGAAATTTTTAAAATCGTGGCCTGTACCTTTAAAAATAGTGACAACACCATTATGGATCCCTTTTGTTCTGAAtcagaaaaaaaaaagaattgaCATGAAAAAAAAGCTCTCTGATCTTCTATGGGGAACAGATAAGATCAGGGATGAGATCAGAGAAAGGGCAGATTTATCGAATCAAGATAATATAGTGGACTCAGGAGCAAATACAGGTTCTGATGTTCTTGTTTCAACTCCAGCCACCACTGCTACCCCTATCCTAGCCACTCCTACCCCAGCCAGCCCTATCCCATCCTCCTCTATTCCGGCCACCCCTATCCCAGCCTTCACCATGTCATCCACCTTTACAATCACCATTCCACCACTTGCAAATGCATCTctctatctgatagtgggagCTGTTGTAGTCTGCATATTTGCAGTATTTGTAGGTCTATCTTTGATGGGTTAG